Proteins encoded together in one Prevotella scopos JCM 17725 window:
- a CDS encoding nucleotidyltransferase has product MKPTLLLLAAGMGSRYGGLKQLDELGPNGETIMDYSIYDAIQAGFGKIVFVIRKDFEEQFRSQVLSKYEGHIPTELVFQSIDALPEGFNVPEGREKPWGTNHAVLMALQVIREPFCVINCDDFYNRDCFKVIGKFLADLPEGSTNKYAMVGFRIGNTLSENGTVARGICSTDANGNLTTVVERTEIERRDGEIKYKDDNGEWVAVDENTPVSMNVWGFTPDYFDYSEAYFKEFLSDPKNMENKKSEYFIPLMVNKLINDGTSTVKVLDTTSKWFGVTYAADRQGVVDKIQSLVDEGVYPAKLF; this is encoded by the coding sequence ATGAAACCTACATTATTACTTCTTGCGGCAGGTATGGGAAGCCGCTACGGCGGGCTGAAGCAGCTCGATGAGCTAGGACCTAATGGTGAGACCATTATGGACTATTCTATCTATGATGCTATTCAGGCTGGATTTGGAAAGATTGTTTTTGTTATCCGCAAGGATTTCGAGGAGCAGTTCCGTAGTCAGGTTCTGTCAAAGTATGAGGGTCATATCCCTACAGAACTTGTCTTCCAAAGCATCGATGCATTGCCTGAAGGGTTCAATGTTCCAGAAGGGCGTGAGAAGCCATGGGGTACGAACCATGCTGTATTGATGGCTTTACAAGTTATCAGAGAGCCTTTCTGCGTTATCAACTGCGATGATTTTTATAATCGTGACTGCTTCAAAGTAATAGGTAAGTTCCTTGCTGACCTTCCAGAAGGTTCTACAAATAAGTATGCAATGGTTGGTTTCCGCATAGGTAACACGCTGAGTGAGAATGGTACTGTTGCTCGTGGTATCTGCTCAACTGATGCTAATGGTAACCTTACGACAGTTGTTGAACGTACAGAGATTGAACGCCGTGATGGTGAAATCAAGTATAAAGACGATAATGGAGAGTGGGTTGCTGTTGATGAGAACACTCCTGTATCTATGAATGTATGGGGCTTCACACCTGACTACTTCGACTATAGTGAGGCTTACTTCAAGGAATTCCTCTCTGATCCAAAGAACATGGAGAACAAGAAGTCTGAATACTTCATTCCATTGATGGTAAACAAACTCATCAACGATGGCACATCAACAGTGAAAGTACTTGACACTACCAGTAAGTGGTTTGGTGTAACTTACGCAGCCGACCGCCAGGGTGTGGTTGACAAGATTCAGTCACTAGTTGACGAGGGTGTATATCCTGCTAAATTGTTCTAA
- a CDS encoding DHH family phosphoesterase yields MELNLLNKEELAALRNLLSNAKNIVICAHKSPDGDATGSSLAWMHYLNQIGKANVKVCMPDATPDFLHWLPGHNSVIRYDRRPKEVEKVFKEADLVCCLDFNQSSRVDAMQGVLEASTALRLLIDHHLEPETNNALTISHPEMSSTCEIVFRLISQLDGYEKMTTQCASCIYCGMMTDTGAFTYNSSRPEIFYIIGQLLAKNIDKDEIYNRVFHNYSTNALRLRAHIILNKMKVIEELHASYYTVTKEEMTQFHFIKGDMEGLVNIPQQIKGLKLSISLREDTEKPKTILVSLRSCNGFHCQPMAAKFFNGGGHADASGGKLNCTIEEAEQIAIKAILYYKEELK; encoded by the coding sequence ATGGAATTAAACCTACTGAATAAAGAAGAACTTGCAGCACTTCGCAACCTTCTCTCCAATGCAAAAAACATCGTAATCTGTGCTCATAAATCACCTGATGGTGATGCAACAGGTTCGTCGTTGGCGTGGATGCATTATCTAAACCAAATTGGCAAGGCAAACGTTAAGGTATGTATGCCTGATGCAACACCTGATTTCTTGCATTGGCTCCCAGGACATAATTCCGTTATTCGTTATGATAGACGACCAAAGGAGGTTGAGAAAGTTTTCAAGGAGGCTGACCTCGTTTGCTGTCTCGACTTCAACCAAAGTTCACGTGTTGATGCAATGCAAGGAGTTTTGGAGGCTTCAACAGCTCTTCGTCTGCTCATTGATCATCATTTAGAGCCTGAGACGAACAATGCACTGACAATTTCTCATCCTGAAATGTCAAGTACATGTGAGATTGTCTTCCGCCTGATTAGTCAGTTAGATGGCTACGAGAAGATGACAACCCAATGTGCATCCTGCATTTATTGTGGTATGATGACCGACACAGGTGCCTTCACCTATAATTCGTCACGCCCAGAGATATTCTATATTATCGGTCAACTTCTTGCAAAGAATATTGATAAGGACGAGATTTATAACCGTGTATTCCATAACTATTCTACCAACGCTCTCCGTCTCCGAGCTCACATTATTCTCAACAAGATGAAAGTAATTGAGGAGTTACACGCATCCTATTATACAGTAACAAAGGAAGAAATGACACAATTCCATTTCATTAAAGGTGACATGGAAGGGCTTGTAAATATTCCACAACAGATTAAAGGACTAAAACTAAGTATATCTTTGCGCGAAGACACTGAGAAGCCAAAGACCATCCTCGTGAGTCTCCGTTCATGCAACGGATTCCATTGTCAACCAATGGCAGCAAAGTTCTTTAATGGCGGAGGGCATGCTGACGCCTCTGGAGGCAAATTAAATTGCACCATCGAAGAAGCTGAACAAATCGCCATCAAAGCAATATTATATTATAAGGAAGAGTTGAAATAA
- a CDS encoding nitroreductase family protein codes for MNILELSQKRFSVRKYSDIPVSEEDLSYILEVTRMAPSAVNKQPWKFVVIKSEESQKKLHECYNREWFKSAPLYIICMREVEKNWIRSEDNKQHGDIDVAIATEHLCLAATERGLGTCWVCNFNVAKLKETFPYLGFEPVVIVPVGHLADDCPTNEKKRKPLEEIIDII; via the coding sequence ATGAACATTTTAGAACTCTCTCAAAAACGTTTTTCCGTACGTAAATACAGTGACATTCCTGTGTCAGAAGAGGACTTAAGTTATATCCTTGAGGTGACACGTATGGCACCATCAGCTGTCAATAAACAGCCATGGAAATTTGTTGTCATAAAGTCAGAAGAGTCACAAAAGAAACTTCATGAATGCTACAATCGTGAATGGTTCAAGTCAGCACCACTTTACATCATCTGTATGCGTGAGGTTGAGAAGAACTGGATCCGGTCAGAGGATAACAAGCAGCATGGTGATATCGATGTGGCCATTGCAACTGAACACCTATGCCTAGCTGCCACTGAACGTGGTTTAGGCACTTGTTGGGTATGTAACTTCAATGTTGCCAAACTGAAAGAGACCTTTCCATATCTAGGTTTTGAGCCAGTTGTCATCGTACCTGTTGGTCACCTTGCTGACGACTGTCCAACGAATGAGAAGAAAAGAAAGCCACTAGAAGAAATAATAGACATCATTTAG
- a CDS encoding YccF domain-containing protein, producing MRILGNIIWWIFGGLEAAIGYFTGSLALAITIIGIPAAVQTFKLGLLCLWPFGAEVREGESLSGCITIPLNIIWIIFGGFWACLTHIFFGLLLAITIIGIPFAKQHFKMAGLSLAPFGKDVELHL from the coding sequence ATGCGTATTCTGGGAAACATCATCTGGTGGATATTTGGCGGATTAGAGGCTGCTATCGGTTATTTTACAGGTAGTTTAGCACTTGCCATCACCATTATCGGCATACCAGCTGCAGTACAAACATTCAAGCTCGGACTCTTGTGTCTATGGCCTTTTGGGGCAGAAGTGAGAGAAGGAGAAAGTCTTTCAGGCTGTATCACCATTCCACTCAATATCATTTGGATAATCTTTGGTGGTTTTTGGGCATGTCTTACCCACATCTTCTTTGGACTACTTCTTGCCATCACGATTATAGGTATTCCTTTTGCAAAGCAACACTTTAAAATGGCAGGTCTGTCCCTTGCTCCATTTGGTAAAGATGTTGAACTTCACCTTTAG